One part of the Tenacibaculum sp. 190130A14a genome encodes these proteins:
- the der gene encoding ribosome biogenesis GTPase Der, with amino-acid sequence MSSIVAIVGRPNVGKSTFFNRLVKRREAIVDSVSGVTRDRHYGKTEWNGKEFSVIDTGGYVVGSDDIFEGEIRKQVQLAIDEADIIVFVVDVEQGITPMDQAVAKILRQVEKPLFMAVNKVDNAMRDADAVEFYNLGLGDYFTISSINGSGTGELLDAIVEEIPEPLDDEEQQDELPRFAIVGRPNAGKSSFINALIGEDRNIVTNIAGTTRDTIDTKYNRFGFEFNLVDTAGIRKKSKVKEDLEFYSVMRAVRAIEHCDVAVLVIDATRGFEGQDEKIFWLAEKNRKGVVILVNKWDLVEKETNTMRDFENEVRKKIAPFTDVPIVFISALTKQRIFKAIETAVQVHENRSRKIQTSKLNETMLDIVQNFPPPATKGKFIKIKYCMQLPTHTPQFAFFANLPQYIKDPYKRFVENKLREHYDFNGVPIGIYFRQK; translated from the coding sequence ATGAGTAGTATTGTTGCCATAGTAGGAAGGCCAAATGTAGGAAAGTCAACATTTTTTAACCGATTAGTAAAGCGTAGAGAAGCTATTGTAGATTCTGTAAGTGGTGTTACTCGTGATAGACACTATGGAAAAACAGAATGGAATGGAAAAGAATTCTCTGTAATTGATACTGGTGGATATGTTGTTGGATCGGACGATATTTTTGAAGGAGAAATTAGAAAGCAAGTCCAATTAGCTATTGATGAAGCAGATATCATTGTTTTTGTGGTGGATGTTGAACAAGGAATTACGCCAATGGATCAAGCCGTGGCTAAAATTCTTCGTCAGGTTGAAAAACCTTTATTTATGGCCGTAAATAAGGTAGACAATGCTATGCGTGATGCTGATGCTGTAGAATTTTACAATTTAGGATTAGGTGACTATTTTACTATTTCATCTATTAATGGAAGTGGAACTGGTGAATTATTAGACGCCATTGTTGAAGAGATTCCAGAACCACTTGATGATGAAGAACAACAAGATGAACTACCTCGTTTTGCGATTGTTGGACGACCAAATGCAGGGAAATCATCTTTTATTAATGCTCTTATTGGTGAAGATAGAAATATTGTAACCAATATTGCAGGTACTACAAGAGACACTATTGACACCAAATACAATCGTTTTGGATTTGAATTCAACTTAGTAGATACTGCCGGAATTCGTAAAAAATCTAAAGTAAAAGAAGATTTAGAGTTCTACTCAGTTATGCGTGCAGTTCGTGCTATTGAACACTGTGATGTTGCAGTACTCGTAATTGATGCCACAAGAGGATTTGAAGGACAAGATGAAAAAATATTCTGGTTAGCAGAAAAAAACAGAAAAGGTGTTGTTATATTGGTAAATAAGTGGGATTTAGTTGAAAAGGAAACCAATACTATGCGTGATTTTGAAAACGAAGTGCGTAAGAAAATTGCTCCTTTTACAGATGTGCCAATTGTATTTATTTCTGCATTGACCAAACAACGTATTTTTAAGGCAATCGAAACTGCTGTTCAAGTGCATGAAAACAGGTCTAGAAAAATACAAACGAGTAAATTGAACGAAACAATGTTAGACATTGTTCAAAACTTCCCGCCACCAGCAACAAAAGGTAAGTTTATAAAAATTAAATATTGTATGCAATTACCAACGCATACACCTCAATTTGCATTCTTTGCCAATTTACCTCAATACATTAAAGATCCGTATAAACGTTTTGTAGAAAATAAATTACGCGAGCATTATGATTTTAATGGTGTTCCAATTGGAATTTATTTTAGACAGAAATAA
- a CDS encoding GTP-binding protein, with amino-acid sequence MDDKIYNQIFLKPRFQIDFKMNADILISKVATQLQEEAKYRTKIVDNHLVVDVPEKDEHFWSPQLHVEVEPMEENASKLKGLFGPKPGVWSLFMFIHFGVATAFIIFGIIAYSNWSLDKDIFFPVVMLIVLPIIWVTLYFLGRLGKSTGQKQMDELKAFTLQLLKKVGN; translated from the coding sequence ATGGATGATAAAATTTACAATCAAATTTTTTTAAAACCTCGATTTCAAATTGACTTTAAAATGAATGCTGATATTTTAATTTCAAAGGTAGCAACACAGTTACAAGAAGAGGCAAAATATAGAACAAAGATTGTAGATAATCATTTGGTAGTAGATGTACCAGAAAAGGACGAGCATTTTTGGTCACCACAACTACATGTTGAAGTGGAACCGATGGAGGAGAATGCATCAAAACTTAAAGGGTTGTTCGGTCCTAAACCCGGGGTATGGAGTTTGTTTATGTTTATTCATTTTGGAGTAGCAACTGCTTTTATCATATTTGGAATTATTGCCTATTCTAATTGGTCATTAGATAAGGATATCTTCTTTCCAGTGGTTATGTTAATTGTACTCCCAATTATATGGGTTACTTTATATTTTTTAGGAAGACTGGGAAAGTCTACCGGACAAAAACAAATGGATGAATTAAAAGCTTTTACGTTACAATTATTAAAAAAGGTTGGTAATTAA
- a CDS encoding outer membrane beta-barrel protein, translating to MKKLLLIFNLLLATSLFSQSYQFKISGKIESEKEHSPIEAATVHLEKAKDSAVISYTISNEQGNFSLTGKSFHKDVKLFVSFVGMDNYSKTIALDQNPVVNLGTITLKNETNLLNEVVVKSRAPITIKKDTLEFNVKSFKTKKDANVEDLLKKLPGVEVDEEGKITVNGKPVNKILVNGKPFFGNDPSITTKNLSKEIIEKVQITDTKSKSEAFTGEKGDANNKTINLTIKKENNKGWFGRVSAGAGTDERFEGATMVNRFDNNTRVSVLASTNNINSPGFSFGEIQKMFGGGNSSVWFGGNGGFSINGRRFGGGSGIIKSKTAGATYADQYGKGVDVNANYFFSGSSSFDNSKNNREYNLTDRTYFTNATSNSNDENENHSINADFDIEIDSTFLINISPSFILNKRKGNFSRDEESLDENRVLTNNFTSNAYTEADAKNFRNEIGITKKIGKKGAFLKASLVNQIDQSDSEELFSSTREIFGTTPSIENRNQKSTIDENFDRIQTQFTFRLPLIAKKFFLDTKYQYQNNERENIENTFDFNTTTQTYSDFNSDLSSNFTYKDITKTPAMELVYREKKWRFNFELGLVNRTLENIDELRPQLSLRRSFDNLRVDAGFRYRFDSKASIYFDYNIDNRAPSLNQLQPFADVSNPTNIITGNPELKPSQSHRAYINFNKYNWRARTGMFFYLSGTLRNNQIVSSSSIDDNLIRTTTYRNTDGGYDVWGGGSYSKKIQLDSINSIKVRVGASLNSYKNVSFFNDIKNSAKTNSISPSLGFSYEIENVLSIEPRYEISFSKTSFENSVSQEQSFTRHSLRIRTRTSVPKKLEWRNDIRYSYNPDVIGFNKSAWFWNATLAYSILNDKASITLKAYDLLNQNNNVRRRATLNYIEDSESTVLQQYFMLGFSWKFNSLGKKGKIRNYDFYN from the coding sequence ATGAAAAAACTACTACTCATTTTCAATTTATTACTTGCTACAAGTTTGTTTTCACAATCTTACCAGTTTAAAATTTCTGGAAAAATTGAATCAGAAAAGGAACACAGTCCCATTGAAGCTGCTACAGTTCACTTAGAAAAAGCAAAAGACAGTGCGGTAATTTCTTACACCATTTCTAACGAACAAGGTAATTTTTCTTTAACTGGAAAATCATTTCATAAAGATGTAAAACTGTTTGTTTCATTTGTTGGAATGGACAATTACAGTAAAACAATTGCCTTAGATCAAAACCCAGTGGTTAATCTTGGTACGATCACTTTAAAAAATGAAACTAATTTACTAAATGAAGTGGTGGTTAAATCAAGAGCTCCCATTACCATAAAAAAAGATACTTTAGAATTTAACGTAAAGTCTTTTAAAACAAAAAAAGACGCCAATGTTGAAGATTTATTAAAAAAGCTTCCAGGTGTTGAAGTTGATGAAGAAGGAAAAATTACCGTAAACGGTAAACCTGTAAATAAGATTTTAGTGAATGGGAAACCTTTTTTTGGTAACGACCCATCAATTACAACTAAAAATCTTTCCAAAGAAATTATTGAAAAAGTTCAAATTACCGATACCAAATCAAAATCGGAAGCTTTTACTGGTGAAAAAGGAGATGCAAATAACAAAACGATTAACCTTACTATAAAAAAAGAAAACAATAAAGGATGGTTTGGTAGAGTTTCAGCAGGTGCCGGAACAGATGAACGTTTTGAAGGAGCTACCATGGTTAATAGATTCGATAACAATACTAGAGTTAGTGTTTTAGCCAGCACAAACAATATCAATTCTCCTGGTTTTAGTTTTGGAGAAATTCAAAAAATGTTTGGAGGAGGAAACTCTTCTGTGTGGTTTGGTGGTAACGGTGGATTTAGTATCAACGGACGTAGATTTGGTGGTGGATCTGGAATTATAAAATCTAAAACTGCAGGAGCTACTTATGCTGACCAATATGGAAAAGGAGTAGATGTAAATGCAAATTACTTCTTTTCAGGAAGTAGTTCTTTTGATAACTCTAAAAATAATAGAGAATACAATTTAACAGATAGAACTTATTTTACAAATGCTACTTCCAACTCAAATGACGAAAATGAAAATCATAGCATCAATGCAGATTTTGATATAGAAATAGATTCTACATTTTTAATCAACATATCCCCTTCCTTTATTTTAAACAAAAGGAAAGGAAACTTCTCTAGAGATGAAGAATCTTTAGATGAAAATAGAGTTTTAACCAATAACTTTACAAGTAACGCTTATACGGAAGCTGATGCTAAAAACTTCAGAAATGAAATTGGTATCACTAAAAAAATAGGTAAAAAAGGTGCCTTCTTAAAAGCTTCTTTAGTAAATCAAATTGATCAATCAGATTCTGAAGAGTTGTTTAGTTCGACAAGAGAAATTTTCGGAACAACTCCAAGCATCGAAAACAGAAATCAAAAAAGCACTATTGACGAAAACTTTGATAGGATTCAAACACAATTCACTTTTCGTTTGCCATTAATTGCTAAGAAATTCTTCTTAGACACCAAATATCAATATCAAAATAACGAACGAGAAAATATCGAAAACACCTTCGACTTTAATACAACTACGCAAACTTATAGCGATTTTAACTCAGACCTAAGTTCTAACTTTACTTATAAAGACATTACAAAAACTCCAGCCATGGAATTAGTATATCGTGAGAAGAAATGGCGTTTTAATTTTGAGTTGGGATTGGTGAATAGAACATTAGAAAATATTGACGAACTAAGACCTCAACTTAGCTTAAGGAGAAGTTTTGATAACTTGAGAGTTGATGCTGGGTTTAGATATCGTTTCGACTCAAAAGCTTCTATCTATTTCGATTATAATATCGACAACAGAGCTCCCTCTTTAAATCAATTACAGCCATTTGCTGATGTAAGTAATCCAACAAATATTATAACAGGTAACCCTGAATTAAAGCCATCACAAAGCCATAGAGCCTATATTAACTTTAATAAATATAATTGGCGTGCACGTACGGGTATGTTCTTCTATTTAAGTGGAACCTTACGTAATAACCAAATTGTTTCAAGTTCTAGCATTGATGATAACTTAATTAGAACAACAACCTATAGAAACACCGATGGTGGATACGATGTTTGGGGAGGTGGTTCTTATAGTAAGAAAATTCAATTAGACTCGATTAATAGTATTAAAGTTAGAGTCGGCGCTAGTTTAAATTCATACAAAAACGTTAGCTTTTTTAACGATATTAAAAACAGCGCAAAAACAAACTCTATTAGTCCTAGTTTAGGTTTCTCATATGAAATAGAAAATGTGTTAAGCATAGAACCTAGATATGAGATTTCTTTTTCAAAGACCAGTTTTGAAAATAGCGTAAGTCAAGAACAAAGTTTTACAAGACATTCTTTAAGAATAAGAACTAGAACTAGTGTACCTAAAAAGTTAGAATGGAGAAATGACATTCGTTATTCTTACAACCCAGATGTAATTGGATTTAACAAGTCGGCTTGGTTTTGGAACGCTACCCTAGCCTACTCTATACTTAACGACAAGGCATCTATTACTCTAAAAGCTTATGATTTATTGAATCAAAACAATAATGTAAGAAGAAGAGCAACCTTAAACTACATCGAAGATTCTGAAAGTACAGTTTTACAACAATACTTTATGCTTGGTTTTAGCTGGAAGTTTAATAGTTTAGGTAAAAAAGGAAAAATTAGAAATTATGATTTCTATAATTAA
- a CDS encoding tyrosine-type recombinase/integrase, whose translation MSLTLLLLRAVNTTVNTFEMKLNFTEPKIYTGGVLISEWSKLTKSEQKTALSRDWFIYYSYRNPETLKLKRQPYIKAGVNKLKTKRERIAFLKTMKEALLKLLQAGFNPYQDNSELEAQLFSDANENTISDVTIVDAKIAQEKTQKAQINSETIAEFEEISIVKAFELGLRLKEKLMNKNSYTKYKSRIHRFSKWLNTKGYEKQSINSLNKKLIIEYLNEVLQNSSARNRNNTRTDISSLFQILEDNELITENYVKKINVLKSIPKRNKTYTPQLQKDIYEYLEDNDKHLLLFIQFISYNFLRPIEVCRLKVEDIDVKDKKLYVKAKNSPVKIKIIPDILLKQLPDLTQKSAKSFLFTQNEIGGAWDIEESNKRDYFTKRFKKIKDYFKLGNEYGLYSFRHTFITKLYRELRKTNSPFETKSKLMLITGHTTITALDKYLRDIDAELPQDYSSLIK comes from the coding sequence ATGTCTTTAACTTTGTTACTTTTACGTGCCGTAAACACTACCGTAAACACTTTTGAGATGAAATTGAACTTTACAGAACCTAAAATTTACACTGGTGGCGTGCTGATTTCAGAGTGGTCGAAATTGACGAAATCTGAACAAAAAACAGCATTAAGTAGAGATTGGTTTATATATTATTCTTACAGAAATCCCGAAACTTTAAAATTAAAACGTCAACCTTACATCAAAGCAGGCGTAAACAAATTAAAGACAAAAAGGGAACGTATAGCTTTTTTAAAAACAATGAAAGAAGCCTTGTTGAAATTACTTCAAGCAGGCTTTAATCCTTATCAAGATAATTCGGAATTAGAAGCCCAATTGTTTAGTGATGCTAACGAGAATACTATTTCTGATGTTACTATTGTCGACGCAAAAATAGCGCAAGAAAAAACGCAAAAAGCGCAAATTAATTCAGAAACAATAGCAGAGTTTGAAGAAATCTCTATTGTTAAAGCTTTTGAACTCGGGTTACGTTTAAAAGAAAAATTGATGAACAAAAATTCTTATACGAAATATAAGAGTCGAATTCATCGTTTTTCAAAATGGTTAAATACAAAAGGGTATGAAAAACAGTCTATCAACTCTTTAAATAAAAAACTGATTATTGAATATCTAAATGAAGTTTTGCAAAACTCAAGTGCAAGAAATAGAAATAACACAAGAACAGACATCAGTTCGTTATTTCAAATTTTAGAAGACAACGAACTCATTACAGAAAATTACGTTAAGAAGATAAATGTTCTTAAATCAATTCCAAAAAGAAACAAAACCTATACACCTCAACTTCAAAAAGATATTTATGAGTATTTAGAAGACAACGATAAACACTTACTATTATTTATTCAGTTTATATCGTACAACTTTTTACGTCCAATTGAAGTGTGTAGATTGAAGGTTGAAGATATTGATGTCAAGGACAAAAAGCTATATGTAAAAGCAAAGAACAGTCCTGTAAAAATTAAAATTATCCCTGATATATTACTAAAACAACTTCCAGACCTTACGCAAAAAAGCGCAAAATCATTTTTATTTACACAAAACGAAATAGGAGGAGCGTGGGATATTGAAGAAAGTAACAAACGAGATTACTTTACCAAACGTTTTAAGAAAATCAAAGATTATTTTAAATTAGGAAATGAATATGGTTTGTACAGTTTTCGACATACTTTTATTACTAAATTATATAGAGAACTACGAAAAACAAACTCTCCTTTTGAAACAAAAAGCAAACTGATGCTGATTACAGGACATACTACCATTACAGCCTTAGATAAATATCTAAGAGATATAGATGCAGAATTGCCACAAGATTATTCTTCATTGATAAAATAG